The following coding sequences are from one Carassius gibelio isolate Cgi1373 ecotype wild population from Czech Republic chromosome B7, carGib1.2-hapl.c, whole genome shotgun sequence window:
- the cideb gene encoding cell death activator CIDE-B, with protein METTASLFKSVSRRVWSPPQRPFRVCSWDREVKKGVTAGTLEELKEKAAQALLISTVLTLACEEDGTEVDSEEFLLALPDNTVFMALTPGETWKPHPLRQRGGNKPGESKPSTGKDIAQITFDLYRTHPKDVFGSLNVKATFQGLYSVSADFQCLGPKKVLREALRVMSTLLHAAGQLLISSAAVIRRIIHGADLLQAQHGKPIEY; from the exons ATGGAAACAACAGCCTCCCTGTTCAA GTCAGTGTCTCGGCGGGTTTGGTCGCCCCCTCAGCGTCCATTCAGAGTGTGTTCCTGGGACAGAGAGGTCAAAAAAGGGGTCACTGCTGGAACTTTAGAGGAGCTCAAAGAGAAG GCAGCCCAGGCTCTCTTGATATCTACTGTGCTGACTTTGGCGTGTGAAGAGGATGGGACAGAGGTCGACTCAGAAGAGTTCCTCTTAGCTCTGCCAGACAACACTGTTTTCATGGCCCTGACACCCGGAGAGACCTGGAAACCTCATcct TTACGCCAAAGAGGTGGAAACAAACCAGGTGAGAGTAAACCAAGTACAGGGAAAGATATTGCTCAGATCACCTTTGACCTTTACCGTACGCACCCCAAAGACGTATTCGGCTCACTAAATGTTAAAGCCACATTCCAAGGGCTCTACTCTGTCAGTGCAGATTTTCAATGCTTGGGGCCAAAGAAAGTCCTGAG GGAGGCCCTCAGAGTCATGTCCACTCTACTCCATGCTGCTGGACAATTATTGATCTCATCTGCTGCTGTAATTCGCCGTATTATCCATGGGGCAGATCTTCTTCAAGCCCAGCATGGCAAACCTATAGAGTATTGA